The proteins below are encoded in one region of Neofelis nebulosa isolate mNeoNeb1 chromosome 17, mNeoNeb1.pri, whole genome shotgun sequence:
- the LOC131499603 gene encoding uncharacterized protein LOC131499603, with protein sequence MGGLRMAARKPTNLAKVGNVQQGKDESPAAFLERIMEAFRTYTPMDPEAPESKAAVIMAFVNQLAIDIRRKLQKIDRLGEKSLQDLLVVAEKVYNNQEPPEDKQARAMAAASSKQTRDLARILLATTADSPEQRDRHLRQLTDDSRKGKGTTKGGKQRLQKDQCAYCKETGHWARDCPKRAGGKGSKTDRVKVLELDELSD encoded by the coding sequence atggggggtctccgaatggccgctagaaagccaaccaacttggccaaggtaggaaatgtacaacagggaaaagatgaatctccggctgcctttttagaacggatcatggaggcattccgtacctatacccccatggatccagaggctccggaaagcaaggcagctgttatcatggcctttgtaaaccaattGGCCATAGatattaggagaaaattacagaaaatagatagactaggagaaaaaagtctgcaggacttactggtggtagccgaaaaggtatataataaccaggagcctcctgaggacaagcaggctcgcgccatggcggctgccagcagtaagcagactcgagacctggccagaatactattagctaccactgctgactcCCCCGAGCAACGAGACCGCCATCTCCGGCAGCTGACAGATGActcaagaaaaggtaaaggaaccaccaagggggggaagcagaggctgcagaaagaTCAGTGCGCATACTGCAAGGAGACAGGGCATTGGGCCCGAGATTGTCCGAAAAGGGCcggcgggaagggaagcaagactgatcgagtaaaagtcttagagctagatgaactaagtgattag
- the LOC131499591 gene encoding endogenous retrovirus group S71 member 1 Env polyprotein-like, whose translation MYAPGVDKGISFTIQRVKRKTPLNPVGPNKDMIVHPPLFPTVPSQPTPQSGAPTKLELPTTGHIQNPFSPETHWLDVVDSMYAWLNSSHTEIVQDCWLCLNPKPPYYVGVATNASIGQDIEKHVVKLLNPSTTVCPWGSQPILTLGDLQGQGWCIVSQEFNWQNSPYKNSCAEVYIPSSSDTDSAQNIAYRALTGAWFACSSGITPCIAAAYFGVGTQEICILVHILPQIYLYSGEAGREHLRLFEGHSRVKRAAPVLIPLLVGLGIAGSTAIGTAGLIVGDQTFKTVSKQVDRDLGYLETSISWLEHQVDSLAEVVLQNRRGLDLLFMKEGGLCVALGETCCFYANNSGVIRDTLSLVRDNLRARERVREASNNWYQSLFSWSPWLTSLLMAVAGPLLLLLLGLTIGPCIINWLV comes from the coding sequence ATGTATGCTCCAGGAGTTGACAAGGGCATTTCCTTTACTATACAAAGGGTTAAAAGAAAAACTCCACTCAATCCGGTAGGGCCAAACAAGGATATGATTGTACACCCCCCACTCTTTCCGACTGTCCCTTCCCAACCTACCCCGCAATCGGGTGCCCCCACAAAGTTGGAATTACCAACTACAGGTCATATCCAGAACCCGTTCTCCCCTGAGACTCATTGGCTAGATGTAGTAGATTCTATGTATGCTTGGCTAAATTCATCTCACACCGAGATTGTACAAGATTGTTGGCTGTGTTTAAACCCTAAACCCCCATATTATGTGGGAGTGGCTACAAATGCTAGCATTGGACAAGACATAGAAAAGCATGTCGTGAAATTGCTAAATCCAAGCACGACAGTGTGCCCTTGGGGTTCACAACCAATTTTAACCCTAGGAGACCTCCAAGGGCAGGGTTGGTGTATAGTGTCCCAAGAATTTAATTGGCAGAACTCCCCTTACAAAAACTCTTGTGCAGAAGTGTATATTCCAAGTAGTTCAGATACTGATAGTGCCCAAAATATAGCATACCGAGCCCTTACTGGAGCCTGGTTTGCTTGCTCATCAGGAATTACCCCCTGCATTGCAGCCGCATACTTTGGGGTCGGCACCCAAGAGATTTGTATCCTAGTTCATATTCTCCCACAAATATACCTATATAgcggagaagcagggagagaacaTTTACGTCTATTTGAAGGACATTCCAGGGTAAAAAGGGCAGCACCAGTCCTCATTCCACTCCTAGTGGGACTGGGAATTGCGGGATCCACAGCTATTGGAACTGCTGGACTCATTGTGGGGGACCAAACTTTCAAAACTGTAAGCAAGCAAGTGGACCGAGACCTAGGCTACTTGGAAACTTCAATTTCTTGGCTAGAACACCAAGTAGACTCTTTAGCCGAGGTTGtattacaaaacagaagagggcTTGATTTACTCTTCATGAAGGAAGGGGGCCTCTGCGTGGCCCTTGGAGAAACGTGCTGTTTTTATGCGAACAATTCCGGAGTAATCCGAGACACTCTCAGTTTGGTCAGGGATAATCTTAGGGCCAGGGAACGTGTTAGGGAAGCCAGCAATAATTGGTATCAGAGTTTATTCTCTTGGTCCCCCTGGCTCACATCACTGCTTATGGCCGTAGCTGGGCCACTGCTATTGTTACTTCTCGGGTTAACTATTGGCCCGTGCATTATCAATTGGTTAGTATAA